One Desulfobulbaceae bacterium genomic region harbors:
- a CDS encoding dissimilatory sulfite reductase D family protein: protein MALSDDELKAAILLKAEKAPKPALYIKDFYACDPDAKPRAIKNVANNLVKEGKLEFFSSGSTTMYVLKGRMSKATSEA, encoded by the coding sequence ATGGCATTAAGTGATGACGAATTGAAAGCTGCAATCCTTTTGAAAGCAGAAAAAGCTCCAAAACCAGCTCTTTACATCAAAGATTTTTATGCTTGCGACCCTGATGCTAAACCGCGCGCAATCAAAAACGTAGCAAACAACTTAGTAAAAGAAGGCAAATTAGAATTCTTTTCAAGTGGCAGTACAACAATGTACGTCCTTAAGGGTCGTATGTCTAAAGCGACCTCAGAAGCTTAA